One window of the Trifolium pratense cultivar HEN17-A07 linkage group LG2, ARS_RC_1.1, whole genome shotgun sequence genome contains the following:
- the LOC123909625 gene encoding miraculin-like: MKSTTMLVLLLLLTLSSQPLLGSAKPSLEQVLDISGKKLRLDADYYIIPANGGYIDVVNTDETCPFHVVIVKHSQGLPLRIAPVKGVIRVSTDLNIMLANGDNRCPNCSVVWKIDPFSKEETFLTTGGILGHPGSNSIHSWFKIEKYDDAYKLVYCPNVCPSCKHVCKDVGYYRYKNMEMRLALTNVPFKVKFQEA, translated from the coding sequence atgaagagTACAACAATGCTAGTACTTCTCCTTCTCCTTACCTTGTCCTCACAACCACTACTTGGATCGGCTAAACCTTCACTTGAACAAGTCCTCGACATATCGGGGAAGAAGCTTCGACTTGATGCCGATTACTACATCATCCCCGCCAATGGTGGATACATTGACGTTGTAAATACCGATGAAACTTGCCCTTTTCATGTAGTAATTGTGAAACATAGTCAAGGCTTACCACTAAGGATTGCACCCGTTAAAGGTGTTATTCGTGTCTCCACTGATCTCAATATAATGCTAGCTAATGGTGATAATAGGTGTCCCAACTGTTCCGTAGTTTGGAAGATTGATCCTTTTTCGAAGGAAGAAACATTTCTGACCACCGGTGGTATATTAGGCCATCCGGGATCGAATTCAATTCACAGTTGGTTCAAGATTGAGAAGTACGACGATGCTTATAAGTTGGTCTATTGTCCTAATGTGTGTCCTTCTTGCAAGCATGTATGCAAAGATGTTGGGTATTATAGGTATAAGAATATGGAAATGCGTTTGGCTCTCACTAATGTTCCCTTCAAAGTTAAGTTCCAAGAGGCTTGA